TCCCAAGTTCCTGTTTTTCTGGGCAGAATTCCATAGCGCAAAGTCACAAAATGCAATACTTATAACCATTCTTTTTTCTTTACCATAGTTTCCTTACAATTCAGCATAAAAGTTTATTTCAGCGACTGACTGTTTTTGATAACAAAGAACAAATTAGTGATTTCTGTTGGAAAGAGAAGGGGATTCTCCAGAAGATTATGAGAGTTAACCAGAGAAAAATTCTCCATAAGGTAGGAGTAGGTAAATTAACTAAGTTGTAGGATGAGATTAGACAGCCGCTATAATAGAACTTCTTGCTGAATTGCAAGGAAACTACAACCAGTAATCTTCAGATTTCTCTCCCATCTCTCCAAAGACTATTGCATTCATTCCATGTGAAGCCAAAACACAGAAAAAAGAAATAATACTCTATCCCAGATGCGGCTTGGGAGCGTGTTTAAGATGCGGATGAGCATCTTAAACACAGCGACTACAGAGCAGATGGGATATGGTATTATTTCTTTTTTCGTCTGTTTTCATACTTCTGTAATTAAGTATCCTTTTTCTTCAAGTGTTTTTTCAATCAAATCGAGTGTTTTTTCGGAATCTGCTTCTACTGTATGGTAATGGTAGTTAGATGTGATGTTTTTAAGAGGGCTTGACTTGCCGTTCTTAATATCATCGATAAATGCCTTTACTTTTAATCGGGAAGAAATGCCAAGTGGGGCTTCCATATGACCGTATACCCGGTGATTGACCATTACGTTTACAACAGTGCCGCCTAAATCCACAATCGAGTAAAGTTCATCTTCTGTCTGGGCATCTGTGTGACTGACTTTAAATACTCTTGTAATTGCATGCGGAGCATTCAAAATGTATCCACGGTTGGTAGAGATAATGTCATAACCTGCGGTACGAAGCAGAGCGATATCCTGCACGATTACCTGACGGCTGACATCATAAAGCTGTGCCAGAGTCTTACCGGAAATTGGTGAAGTGCTGCTTTTTATTGTATTAATTAATTCTTCTCTTCGTTTCGAACCAGTCATTGTGTATCATTTTCCCTTTCATTAATTACAGAGCGTGAAGATTCTTCAGTGAAATATCAAGAACAGGTGCGGAATGAGTCAGCGCACCACTTGATATATAGTCTACTCCAAGAGAAGTCAGATGGTCAATATTTTCTTTTGTTACATTACCAGAACATTCTGTTTGAGCACGTCCGTCAATAATACGAATCGCTTCTTTCATTTCCTCAACAGACATGTTGTCAAGCATGATAATATCCGCACCAGCTTCTACTGCTTCTTTTACCATTTCAAGATTTTCAACTTCAACTTCTATCTTACGTACAAATGGAGCATATTCCTTTGCCATCTGCACAGCCTTTGCTACGCTGCCTGCTGCACCGATATGGTTGTCCTTTAAAAGAACCCCATCGGAAAGATTATAGCGGTGATTAAATCCGCCGCCGGCACGAACAGCATATTTTTCAAAAATACGCATGTTAGGGGTTGTCTTTCTTGTATCTAAAAGCTTTGTCTTTGTTCCTTTTAAAAGAGCAGAAACCGTATGTGTGTAAGTGGCGATTCCACTCATACGCTGAAGATAGTTCAGTGCAACACGTTCACCGGATAAAAGCACACGAATATCTCCGGTAACTGTTCCCATGAGCTGTCCCTTCTTTACGGCATCCCCATCTTTACAGAGAAATTCTGTCTTTGTGTTCTCATCTAATAATTCAAATACTCTTTTAAATACATCCAGTCCGGCAACAATACCATCCTGCTTACAGATGAGCTGTACTTCACCTTCTACAGCCTCTTTCATAACAGAGTTGGTTGTAACATCCTCGCTGGAAATGTCTTCCTGCAGAGCGAGACGAATCAATTCGTCTGCCTGAAGTTTCATGGAAATTGTATTCATAGGTAGTTTCCTTTCTATATAAATAATACATAAATTTATACGATAAGTTTATACAGCTGCAGATTCACTGAAGTCTACAGGTTTAACGGTCTGTTCTAAACCACAGATCTTACGTGCGGCTCTTTTTGCAAAGACAAGACTTTCAAGAAGAGAGTTACTTGCCAGACGATTCGCTCCATGTACACCATTACAACTTGTCTCACCAACAGCATAAAGATGGTCCATAGAAGTCTTGCTGTCACTGTCTACCCAGATACCACCCATAAAATAATGCTGTGCAGGGACAACCGGTATCCACTCTTTTAATACATCATATCCCTCTTCCAGACATCTCTGATAAATATTAGGGAAATGATTGAGAATCGTCTCTTTATCAATATGTTCCATAGAAAGCCAGACATGATTGGTTCCGTCTTTTTCCATCTGTGCCTTGATTGCTTTCGTAACAACATCACGTGGAAGAAGCTCATTTACAAAACGTTCTCCGTTCTTATTATAGAGAACCGCACCTTCTCCACGTACCGATTCAGAAATCAAAAATCTTCTTCCCGGTTCTTTGGAATAAAGAGTGGTAGGATGAATCTGAACATAGTCAAGATGCTCTAAACGAATCCCATGCTTCTTAGAAATGTCTAACGCATCTCCTGTCAGATGAGGGAAGTTTGTGGAGTGCTTATAACATCCACCGATACCACCGCTTGCAAAAATCGTATCCTCAGCATGGATGTGCATGATCTCGCCATCCTTTGTCTTAGCGATAATACCTGCACAATGTCCGTCCTGTACAATAATATCTGTCATGGTCGTATATTCATAAATCGTTACATTCGAAAGCTTTTTCACCTGTGCAAGAAGCTTGCTCGTAATCTCCTGTCCTGTGATATCCTCGTGAAAAAGAATTCTCGGTCTGGAATGTGCCCCTTCTCTTGTATAAAGAAGTTTATCACCGTCATGAGCAAAATCAACACCATAACCAATCAGGTCATGAATAATCTCCTGAGAACTGCGAATCATAATGTCAACTGATTCTTTACGGTTCTCGTAATGCCCTGCCTTCATCGTATCTTCAAAATAGTTGTCATAATCATTCTCATCTGTTAAAACACAGATACCGCCCTGTGCAAGAAAAGAATCACTGCTCTCTAAATCTGATTTGGTAATCATAATAATATTTTTATCTTTTGGAAGATTTAACGCAGAAAATGCACCGGCTACACCTGTACCGACTATTACTACATCTGTCCTAAAATCCATTGCTGTTTACCTCCTGCTTACTACTTTGCAGCCAGCTCAAGCATCTTTTCGAGAGGTTTTTTAGAATTCTCTCTTAACGCATCGCTGACATGCACTTCATTCTCTCCTGTTTTTAATACATGGAGAATCTTCTCTAAAGTATTTTTCTTCATATTCGGGCAGACTGGAAGCCTGTCTGGATAATAAAATGTCTTATCTGGATTCTGTGTCTTTAACTTATAACCAACACCTTCTTCTGTACATACGATAAATTCCTGACAGTCACTCTCTGTAACATAATTAATAATACCGGAAGTACTTCCAACATAATCTGCCATTAAGAGAATGGACTCCTGACATTCTCCATGGGCAACAATCTGTGCATCTGGATGCTGTGCCTTTACATTCGCAACATCTTCCGCCTCAATACGCTCATGTGTCGGGCAAAATCCATTATTATAAACAAAATTCTTCTCCGGTACCTGACTGGCAACATAGTGAGCCAGATTACGGTCAGGGATAAAGAAAATATTCTTCTGTGGCAGTTCCTTTACAATCTTAACTGCATTTGCGGAAGTAACACAAACATCAGAATACTCCTTGAGCGCTGCAGTAGAATTGATGTAACATACTACTGCAAGATCATCATATTCCGAACGAACCTTCTTGATCGTCTCGATTTCTGCCATATGCGCCATCGGACAGTCCGCATTCATATCTGGCATTAAAACGGTCTTCTCTGGATTTAAAATCTTTGCGCTCTCGCCCATAAAAGAAACACCACAAAAAACGATTGTCTGCTCCTTTAACTTTGTAGCAACCTTGCTCAAATAAAATGAATCTCCTATGTAATCAGCAATCTCCTGCACCTCAGGACGCACATAGTAATGTGCAAGAATCACTGCATCTTTTTCTTCTTTTAACTTCTTTATTTCTTCTACAATTGTCATGAAATACCCTCCTGTAAGGTATGGCCTTTAAAGACCCCCTTCTGATTTTTGCCAAATTTCTGTCCATTATAACACCAAAGTTTACATCTGACAAGACACCTGTTAAAAAAGTGTAAAGAAGTTTCTGATAGTGTTTGACCCAGTCTTCTTTCCTATGTTACAATTAATTAAGAGGAGGTGCCGGATATGATCTATTTGACAATTCTCAATACAACATCTATTCTATTTTTAAAAATCGGGCGAACGCTTTTGTTCGGTTTTCGTGATGTGATGAAGCTGATTTTTTAAGCGTCTTTTTGTAATGTACAAAAAGGCGCTTTTTTTGACCCGGAAACTCTATGAGCAAATACAGTAAAGACTCTAATGATACATTATTAAGAATGGAGGTCACTTTATGAATACATATTTTAAAAAATCCACAAAGCGGTCTGTTATTTCCATGCTGAGCATTGCCATTACTCTTTGCCTGCTATTTTCCCTTCTTTTTCCGGGAAAAGCTGTTAATGCAGCTCCAAGAATGAGGCTGAATAAAACTGCTGTTACACTGATTCAAGGAAAAACTGTAAAGCTACGAGTAATTGGAACTAAAAAGAAAGTAACATGGAAAAGCAGTAATAAAAAGATTGCAAAGGTAAACAAAAAGGGAGTTGTAAAAGCTTTAAGCCCTGGCAAATGCACCATTACTGCAAAGGTAAGAGGCAAAAAGCTAAAATGTAAAGTAACGGTAGATACCGTTGAACGAATCAATGCGAACAGACTATATGACCTTATACGAAAAAAAGGTAAAAAAGGTACAGGAGAAGAAAAGAATCTAAGAACGATTTCTACAAAGTTTCATCCTAAAGGCACAGATGATTCTATTGAAGTCCGTATTACTGCCTGCCCGGAAAAAGGAAAGCTCCTTTTTAGCTATGATTACGTTCTAGATTCTCCATGGGATAGTTATCATACAGAATTAACCATGAATCTCCTGAAAAAGAAAAATGGTACAATTTCCAGCTCTTATAGAGACCTGTATGTCGATCCTGTATATACTCATTCTGTAAATGGTACGATCTCTACCTTATATGATGGAAAGTCACAGGGGCTTTTCCTGACGGAATGTTATGATGGAGATGATCCAGATGAGGCTTATGATGATGATGTAGAAACTTCTGTTCCTTATAAAGGCAAACCGCGGCCAGAAGATATTAGCAAAGGAATCTACCGAATAAATGATGCTTTTGCCAATTATAACATTTTACTTAAAAAATATGGATACAGCATGAAAAAGATTGGTTTTACCAAATGGAAAAATACAAATAACTAATACGGTACCAAAGCCTCTTTTCGGTATTCCGTCATATATCATTATAATACAGTAAATGAATAATTAGTTCTTCATAAATGCAAAAATGAGAGCAGCCACGATCGCTGCTCTCTTTGGAGAAGGTATTCTTGTTACACTAAATGCAACAAAACTTATAATGTATTGGGGGGGGTTACGAGTATTATAATAGCATTCCCTACCACGAAAGTGTGCATAAACATGAAGAAATTTCAAAATATTTTTTATGCATTTTTCGCAATGAAATACCCTCCATTGCCAATATTAAACTCAATCTTTTGTTCATATATAACAACTTCCTACAGTATTCAACGAAAAACACCAATTTTGTACTTGTAAAAATACTTTTTATGAAGAAAAGAAACAGCAACCAGAAATGATATACAGGATAAAATGCTAAGATTGTCACAGCACAAAAAATCTTGTTCGGCATTTTTATTTGCTCTGTCATCAGATTCTATGCTGTATATCATTTCTGGTTTTCTGTTTTTGATATAAATATAGAAATAAATAGTTTTTGGTGGATAGAGTAAAGGATTGGTCAAAATGATGTAACTTTTATTTTGCAAGAATCTATGAAATAATTTGAGAAAAACACAAAAAAAGATGACCAACGAACGGTCATCTTTTTGGAGAAGGTATTTTTGTTACTTATTGGGTGTAGCAAAACTATATAATGTATTGGGGGGGTTACGAGTATTATAATAGCATTGGGTCACCCGAAAGTGTGCATAAAGTTTTATTTAATTGAAAAAAATTTTTGTGCAGATTCATTCGAATTCTGACGTCTTTTGTCAATTTGTCGAAAAGACTATAAATTCTCTTCGTCTGCTTCGTTATTTTTAAACAATGCCTCAAATTCTTCTCTGCTTATGCGTTCTTTTTCAAGAAGAAGGCTTGCACAGGAATGAAGAACATCCATATTTTCTGTGAGGATTCTCTTTGCATCTGTATAACAGTCATCCACAAGCTTCTTTACTTCTTTATCAATGATACTTGCAACTTCCTCGCTAAAGCTTCTGGAATGTCCAAGATCACGTCCAAGAAATACTTCGTCTGTATTCTCTTCATAGTTGATAAAGCCAAGTTTTTCGGACATACCAAACTTCGTGATCATACTTCGTGCAGTATCGGTTACCTGTTTGATATCCTGAGAAGCTCCTGTAGTTACATCATCAAAAATTAATTCTTCGGCAATACGTCCACCCATACCTACTTTGATTTCCTGGATCATACGACCTCTTGTTTCAAATACGTTATCATTCTCCGGTACCGGCATCGTATAGCCTGCGGCCCCCATACCAGTAGGGATGATCGATACCGTATAAACAGGTCCTACGTCTGGAAGAAGGTGGAAAAGAATCGCATGACCTGCCTCATGATAGGCTGTGATCTTACGCTCTAATTCTGGCACAAGACGGCTCTTCTTCTCTGTTCCGATTCCTACTTTAATGAAAGACTTTCTAATATCCTCCATACGGATAAAGCGTGCATTATTTCTTGCTGCATGAATTGCCGCTTCATTCATAAGGTTCTCAAGGTCTGCTCCGGAAAATCCCGGTGTTGTGCGGGCAATCTGATGTAAATCTACATCTTCCGCAAGCGGTTTGCCCTTCACGTGAACTTTAAGGATTTCTTCTCTTCCTTTTACATCTGGTCTGCCAACTGCTACTTTACGGTCAAAACGACCCGGTCTTAAAATAGCAGGGTCAAGAATATCTACGCGGTTTGTTGCTGCCATCACGATGATTCCTTCATTCACACCAAAACCATCCATCTCTACGAGAAGCTGGTTCAATGTCTGCTCTCTTTCATCATGACCGCCGCCAAGACCAGTTCCTCTTCTTCTTGCGACCGCATCAATCTCATCAATAAAAACAATACATGGTGCGTTCTTCTTCGCATCTTCAAATAAATCTCTTACTCGAGAAGCTCCGACACCGACAAACATTTCCACAAAGTCAGAACCGGAAATACTGAAAAATGGTACTCCTGCCTCGCCGGAAACAGCTTTGGCAAGTAATGTTTTACCGGTTCCTGGAGGGCCTACTAAGATAACTCCTTTTGGAATTCTGGCTCCCACTTCAATATACTTTTGCGGATTCTTTAAGAAATCTACGATTTCTTTTAATTCTTCCTTTTCTTCCTGTAATCCGGCAACCTGATCAAAGCGGATATTCTGTGTTCCCGGATCCTGCATCTTTGCGCGGCTCTTTCCAAAATTCATCATCTTGTTTCCACCGCCGCCTCCTCCGGATGCACGACTCATCATAGCAAACATAAACATTAGAATCACACCGATAACGATCCAGGGAAGTATCATAGAAAGCCAGCCTGCATCAGATGACTTTACATCATCTACATGGCAGGTTACTTTATACTGCTGTGCCAGTTCAATGATTTTATTCACATCTGTCACGTGAACTACCTTTTTCTCCCCGTCACTTAGCTTTACGATCGCTGAACCAGTCGGTACCTGTGCATTCTGCACTACCTCTACTGATCTTACTTTATTCTTTGCAATATCGGACTCGAATCTCTCATAAGAGTACGAGCTGCTTCTGCCTCCTGACATGAGGCTCTTCTCGGCAAAATAATTGCCAAACATATATACCGCTAAGAATACCACCAGTAAAATGGCGGTATTTCTCATATTTTTATTCAACGTTTTCTCCTTTCTCTTCCCCGGTAACATTCTCTGCTCCCTCTGCTGTTTCCGGAGCATCTTCTGCTGCATCCGGCTCTACAACTCCGATAAATGGAAGATTTCTATATTTCTGCGCATAATCAAGTCCGTATCCTACAACGAACTCATCCGGGATATCAAATCCAAGATAATCAATCTGAACTTCTACTTCACGACGGTCTGGCTTATTTAAAAGAGCACACAGACGAATACTTGCCGGATTTCTCTGTTTTAATACAGGAATAAGGTAATGAAGTGTTCTTCCGGAATCGATGATATCCTCCACGATAATTACTTCTTTATTCTCCATCGTATCATCAAGGTCCTTCTTAATACGTACGATTCCTGAACTTTCTGTTGCATTACCATAACTGGATACCTGCATAAAGTCAAGAGAAACCGGTACAGTGATTCTCTTTGCCAGTTCACATGCAAAAAATACACCGCCCTTTAAAATACAGATTAAATGCACTTCTTTACCTGCATAATCTTTACTGATCTGTTCTCCGATTTCTTTAATCTTCGCATCCACTGTCTCTTCTGGAATTAAAACATTAATTTTATCTGCCATCTTTGTGTCCTCCATTTTAAAATTCTTTACTTTCTTCTCTTTTTTGCACCGATACTTTAAGCACTCGCTTTGTATCGCTGCTTACCTTGTAAAACTCACTGATCCGTCCTCCCAGGATCCACATGATATGGGAGCCATCTGCCAGCAAAACCTGCTTTTCTCTGTCGGCAGAAGGAACTTTCGCATCAATAAAATAACGTGCCAGAGATTTATGGTGGCCTTCTTTATCCATAATAAAATAATCGCCGCTCTCTCTGGTTCTTAAACAGGGTTTATATTTCATTTTATCATAATCAAAGTATTTCACACAATCCCTTTTTGCAACTTTACCGCCATTCCATGGTAAAATAGAAAATTCTACTTCTAATGAATCTTCTATCGCATTTTCTAAGGAATTTTCTAACGTATGCTCTGCGGATTTCGCAGATTTCGATTTCTTTGTTAAAACCAATCCTTCTCCTGTCTTTCTTGCGAGAACATTATAAGGACAATCCTGCTGTTTTCCTTCCTGATTCCCCATGAGCGTAAGAAGCTGCTCAATATGTACAAGTGAAATATCTTTTTGATGTCCACATGTTTCAAAAAGCATCCGCCGCAAGATTTCTTTTTGTTCAAACA
This Anaerobutyricum hallii DNA region includes the following protein-coding sequences:
- the nadC gene encoding carboxylating nicotinate-nucleotide diphosphorylase, which translates into the protein MNTISMKLQADELIRLALQEDISSEDVTTNSVMKEAVEGEVQLICKQDGIVAGLDVFKRVFELLDENTKTEFLCKDGDAVKKGQLMGTVTGDIRVLLSGERVALNYLQRMSGIATYTHTVSALLKGTKTKLLDTRKTTPNMRIFEKYAVRAGGGFNHRYNLSDGVLLKDNHIGAAGSVAKAVQMAKEYAPFVRKIEVEVENLEMVKEAVEAGADIIMLDNMSVEEMKEAIRIIDGRAQTECSGNVTKENIDHLTSLGVDYISSGALTHSAPVLDISLKNLHAL
- a CDS encoding Ig-like domain-containing protein; protein product: MNTYFKKSTKRSVISMLSIAITLCLLFSLLFPGKAVNAAPRMRLNKTAVTLIQGKTVKLRVIGTKKKVTWKSSNKKIAKVNKKGVVKALSPGKCTITAKVRGKKLKCKVTVDTVERINANRLYDLIRKKGKKGTGEEKNLRTISTKFHPKGTDDSIEVRITACPEKGKLLFSYDYVLDSPWDSYHTELTMNLLKKKNGTISSSYRDLYVDPVYTHSVNGTISTLYDGKSQGLFLTECYDGDDPDEAYDDDVETSVPYKGKPRPEDISKGIYRINDAFANYNILLKKYGYSMKKIGFTKWKNTNN
- a CDS encoding L-aspartate oxidase, whose amino-acid sequence is MDFRTDVVIVGTGVAGAFSALNLPKDKNIIMITKSDLESSDSFLAQGGICVLTDENDYDNYFEDTMKAGHYENRKESVDIMIRSSQEIIHDLIGYGVDFAHDGDKLLYTREGAHSRPRILFHEDITGQEITSKLLAQVKKLSNVTIYEYTTMTDIIVQDGHCAGIIAKTKDGEIMHIHAEDTIFASGGIGGCYKHSTNFPHLTGDALDISKKHGIRLEHLDYVQIHPTTLYSKEPGRRFLISESVRGEGAVLYNKNGERFVNELLPRDVVTKAIKAQMEKDGTNHVWLSMEHIDKETILNHFPNIYQRCLEEGYDVLKEWIPVVPAQHYFMGGIWVDSDSKTSMDHLYAVGETSCNGVHGANRLASNSLLESLVFAKRAARKICGLEQTVKPVDFSESAAV
- a CDS encoding transcription repressor NadR, which produces MTGSKRREELINTIKSSTSPISGKTLAQLYDVSRQVIVQDIALLRTAGYDIISTNRGYILNAPHAITRVFKVSHTDAQTEDELYSIVDLGGTVVNVMVNHRVYGHMEAPLGISSRLKVKAFIDDIKNGKSSPLKNITSNYHYHTVEADSEKTLDLIEKTLEEKGYLITEV
- the hpt gene encoding hypoxanthine phosphoribosyltransferase, which produces MADKINVLIPEETVDAKIKEIGEQISKDYAGKEVHLICILKGGVFFACELAKRITVPVSLDFMQVSSYGNATESSGIVRIKKDLDDTMENKEVIIVEDIIDSGRTLHYLIPVLKQRNPASIRLCALLNKPDRREVEVQIDYLGFDIPDEFVVGYGLDYAQKYRNLPFIGVVEPDAAEDAPETAEGAENVTGEEKGENVE
- the nadA gene encoding quinolinate synthase NadA, with amino-acid sequence MTIVEEIKKLKEEKDAVILAHYYVRPEVQEIADYIGDSFYLSKVATKLKEQTIVFCGVSFMGESAKILNPEKTVLMPDMNADCPMAHMAEIETIKKVRSEYDDLAVVCYINSTAALKEYSDVCVTSANAVKIVKELPQKNIFFIPDRNLAHYVASQVPEKNFVYNNGFCPTHERIEAEDVANVKAQHPDAQIVAHGECQESILLMADYVGSTSGIINYVTESDCQEFIVCTEEGVGYKLKTQNPDKTFYYPDRLPVCPNMKKNTLEKILHVLKTGENEVHVSDALRENSKKPLEKMLELAAK
- the ftsH gene encoding ATP-dependent zinc metalloprotease FtsH yields the protein MRNTAILLVVFLAVYMFGNYFAEKSLMSGGRSSSYSYERFESDIAKNKVRSVEVVQNAQVPTGSAIVKLSDGEKKVVHVTDVNKIIELAQQYKVTCHVDDVKSSDAGWLSMILPWIVIGVILMFMFAMMSRASGGGGGGNKMMNFGKSRAKMQDPGTQNIRFDQVAGLQEEKEELKEIVDFLKNPQKYIEVGARIPKGVILVGPPGTGKTLLAKAVSGEAGVPFFSISGSDFVEMFVGVGASRVRDLFEDAKKNAPCIVFIDEIDAVARRRGTGLGGGHDEREQTLNQLLVEMDGFGVNEGIIVMAATNRVDILDPAILRPGRFDRKVAVGRPDVKGREEILKVHVKGKPLAEDVDLHQIARTTPGFSGADLENLMNEAAIHAARNNARFIRMEDIRKSFIKVGIGTEKKSRLVPELERKITAYHEAGHAILFHLLPDVGPVYTVSIIPTGMGAAGYTMPVPENDNVFETRGRMIQEIKVGMGGRIAEELIFDDVTTGASQDIKQVTDTARSMITKFGMSEKLGFINYEENTDEVFLGRDLGHSRSFSEEVASIIDKEVKKLVDDCYTDAKRILTENMDVLHSCASLLLEKERISREEFEALFKNNEADEENL